A genomic stretch from Larus michahellis chromosome 7, bLarMic1.1, whole genome shotgun sequence includes:
- the LOC141746640 gene encoding putative methyltransferase DDB_G0268948, with translation MATQMFEGRGHAAIYQKYRFAPGKELQQTILSYLQEKRVSPAELVVDVGCGSGQGTRFLAEHFKKVVGTDISEAQIQEARDAPSPPNVSYLVCPAEELPLEDASVDLLASFTAAHWFDTEKFMREANRVVKPGGCVAISTYTLDMSVRYGNCSEKLTEVFRESWDQLLKYSHERVKHVLENYREIFEALPFPDKKRITDIFDKIPMTVAGVVGYLESVSPYQAFMKNDPEAAKSLLQETEKRMLETMGVSSRETPVEFWVRHVCVLGCKGR, from the exons ATGGCCACCCAGATGTTCGAGGGGAGAGGGCACGCAGCCATCTACCAGAAATACAGGTTTGCGCCAGGCAAAGAGCTGCAGCAAACCATCCTCTCCTACCTGCAGGAGAAG agaGTAAGCCCTGCTGAGCTGGTGGTGGATGTCGGCTGCGGATCCGGACAAGGCACCCGCTTCCTTGCAGAGCACTTCAAGAAGGTGGTGGGGACAGACATCAGCGAAGCGCAGATCCAGGAGGCCAGGgatgccccctccccacccaacgTCTCCTACCT cGTGTGCCCTGCGGAGGAGCTGCCGTTGGAGGATGCCTCTGTGGACCTCCTGGCTTCCTTTACGGCCGCGCACTGGTTCGATACCGAGAAGTTCATGAGAGAAGCAAACCGGGTGGTGAAGCCGGGTGGCTGTGTGGCCATCAGCACCTACACCCTGGACATGAGCGTGCGCTACGGAAACTGCTCTGAAAAGCTGACCGAAGTCTTCAGAGAG TCCTGGGACCAGCTTTTAAAATACTCGCATGAAAGAGTAAAACATGTCTTGGAAAACTACAGAGAGATCTTTGAGGCCTTGCCGTTTCCAGACAAGAAGAG AATCACCGACATCTTTGACAAAATCCCCATGACTGTTGCTGGTGTGGTGGGTTACTTGGAGTCTGTCTCTCCATATCAAGCCTTTATGAAGAATGATCCCGAAGCTGCAAAATCCCTCCTCCAAGAGACTGAAAAGAG GATGCTGGAGACGATGGGAGTTTCTTCTCGTGAAACCCCAGTGGAGTTCTGGGTGAGGCATGTCTGCGTGCTGGGGTGCAAGGGACGGTGA
- the LOC141746641 gene encoding interferon lambda-3-like isoform X1: MLLLGFIPLLAVLTAGSFGAAFPQHALRKGCSLFKYKFLVPHETKAMQKMKQHFEDDIMLLSDRKCNARLFHRKWNPAELSVPDRMMLVEAELDLVIAMLELPANPSFTKTRQRPLAFLSQAREDLRGCMATGAPSHQPSGKLRHWLQKLQTAKETVSQGSRARRDSGCQRPHGCVGPAAPRLGANPPHPPAAGDHRLPGGLCRHPHLPSAGRPAVRSLPGAMHLAPASTASGTAWHGTAPTRPQGCPEDREK; encoded by the exons ATGCTGCTCCTCGGCTTCATCCCACTCCTCGCAGTACTGACGGCGGGCAGCTTCGGggctgccttcccccagcacgCCCTGAGGAAGGGCTGCAGCCTCTTCAAGTACAAGTTCCTCGTGCCCCACGAGACGAAGGCCATGCAGAAGATGAAGCAGCACTTT GAGGACGACATCATGCTGCTGTCAGACCGCAAATGCAACGCCAGGCTCTTCCATCGTAAATGGAACCCAGCGGAGCTGTCG GTGCCCGACCGCATGATGCTGGTGGAAGCCGAGCTGGACCTCGTCATCGCCATGCTGGAGCTCCCCGCCAACCCCAGTTTCACCAAGACGCGTCAGCGGCCCCTGGCCTTCCTCTCCCAAGCCCGGGAGGACCTGCGAGGCTGC ATGGCCACGGGGGCTCCTTCGCATCAGCCCTccgggaaactgaggcactggctgcagaagctgcagaCGGCCAAGGAAACAGTAAGTCAGGGCAGCAGGGCTCGGAGGGACTCGGGGTGTCAGCGACCCCACGGCTGCGTGGGGCCTGCTGCACCCCGTCTCGGTGCTAACCCGCCCCATCCCCCCGCCGCAGGAGACCACCGGCTGCCTGGAGGCCTCTGCCGTCATCCACATCTTCCAAGTGCTGGACGACCTGCGGTGCGCAGCCTTCCAGGAGCAATGCATTTAGCCCCCGCCAGCACCGCATCCGGCACGGCGTGGCACGGCACAGCACCCACCCGCCCCCAGGGATGCCCCGAGGACCGGGAAAAATGA
- the LOC141746641 gene encoding interferon lambda-3-like isoform X2, whose product MLLLGFIPLLAVLTAGSFGAAFPQHALRKGCSLFKYKFLVPHETKAMQKMKQHFEDDIMLLSDRKCNARLFHRKWNPAELSVPDRMMLVEAELDLVIAMLELPANPSFTKTRQRPLAFLSQAREDLRGCMATGAPSHQPSGKLRHWLQKLQTAKETETTGCLEASAVIHIFQVLDDLRCAAFQEQCI is encoded by the exons ATGCTGCTCCTCGGCTTCATCCCACTCCTCGCAGTACTGACGGCGGGCAGCTTCGGggctgccttcccccagcacgCCCTGAGGAAGGGCTGCAGCCTCTTCAAGTACAAGTTCCTCGTGCCCCACGAGACGAAGGCCATGCAGAAGATGAAGCAGCACTTT GAGGACGACATCATGCTGCTGTCAGACCGCAAATGCAACGCCAGGCTCTTCCATCGTAAATGGAACCCAGCGGAGCTGTCG GTGCCCGACCGCATGATGCTGGTGGAAGCCGAGCTGGACCTCGTCATCGCCATGCTGGAGCTCCCCGCCAACCCCAGTTTCACCAAGACGCGTCAGCGGCCCCTGGCCTTCCTCTCCCAAGCCCGGGAGGACCTGCGAGGCTGC ATGGCCACGGGGGCTCCTTCGCATCAGCCCTccgggaaactgaggcactggctgcagaagctgcagaCGGCCAAGGAAACA GAGACCACCGGCTGCCTGGAGGCCTCTGCCGTCATCCACATCTTCCAAGTGCTGGACGACCTGCGGTGCGCAGCCTTCCAGGAGCAATGCATTTAG